The Methylomusa anaerophila genome has a segment encoding these proteins:
- a CDS encoding ABC transporter substrate-binding protein, translating into MRKLLGVLAVLLAIVILIAVCAQTPPIQKSPAAGLGWAPLLSPLRQETVVKVGMKQVVSDAGILIGMAKGYYQNLGIKIEPVQFNSGQEMINQLAAGQLDVGATVTASGLLNAMSRDIPVKIVADKGVNVPGQGYYRLVIRKDLVDTVKDYSDLRGRKIAIVGAASLDEICAVRILNKGGLTAKDVDMQVIRAFPDMLVALGNKSIDAAMVIEPFVTQGMAKGVLDPWKDPAEYDPDAQIALLVYGTSMTKNEDVANRFMTAYVKSLRDYNDAFFKNKGKSEIIEILCKYSVIKDPALYEKMYPTGLNPDGYLRINGLAADLTWYKENGLLKSDIKLEDTYDHKYVDFANEALGKYQ; encoded by the coding sequence ATGAGAAAACTCCTCGGAGTGCTGGCCGTGCTACTCGCAATTGTCATACTGATTGCAGTCTGCGCGCAAACCCCGCCAATTCAAAAATCCCCTGCCGCCGGCCTGGGGTGGGCGCCGTTGTTAAGTCCGCTGCGGCAGGAAACGGTAGTAAAAGTCGGTATGAAACAAGTGGTATCCGACGCTGGCATTCTCATCGGTATGGCCAAAGGATATTACCAGAATCTGGGTATTAAAATTGAACCTGTCCAATTTAATTCCGGTCAGGAAATGATCAATCAGTTGGCCGCCGGCCAGTTGGATGTGGGGGCTACTGTAACGGCATCAGGTCTCTTGAATGCCATGTCCCGGGATATTCCCGTTAAAATTGTAGCTGATAAAGGAGTCAACGTCCCGGGCCAAGGTTACTATCGCCTGGTAATTAGGAAAGACTTAGTTGACACTGTTAAAGATTATTCCGATCTTCGCGGCAGAAAAATTGCGATAGTCGGCGCCGCATCCCTTGATGAAATCTGTGCCGTACGTATCCTCAATAAAGGCGGCCTTACGGCCAAAGACGTTGATATGCAAGTTATCCGCGCTTTTCCCGACATGCTGGTTGCTCTGGGCAATAAGAGTATCGATGCAGCAATGGTCATTGAACCTTTTGTAACGCAAGGCATGGCTAAAGGGGTACTGGACCCTTGGAAAGATCCTGCCGAATACGACCCGGATGCCCAAATCGCCCTGCTGGTCTACGGTACCAGTATGACTAAAAATGAGGACGTAGCCAACAGATTTATGACCGCTTACGTCAAATCGCTCCGCGACTACAATGACGCTTTCTTTAAAAACAAGGGAAAGTCGGAGATCATTGAAATACTTTGTAAGTATTCAGTGATTAAAGACCCGGCTCTTTACGAAAAAATGTATCCTACCGGACTGAACCCGGATGGATACCTGAGAATTAACGGCCTGGCCGCCGACTTGACGTGGTACAAAGAAAACGGTTTATTAAAATCGGACATTAAATTGGAAGATACCTACGATCATAAATACGTCGACTTCGCCAACGAAGCGTTGGGTAAATATCAATAA
- a CDS encoding ABC transporter permease, producing the protein MRTLVSVLSPVTLLLIWEAGARTGLVDTRLLSSPTLILHSFLPLLLSGELLYNTAVSVQRVIWGFLAGAIPGILLGMSMGLSPWVRSAIEPTIAATYPIPKLAIMPLILLIFGLGETSKIFTLAIGVFYLVVINTMAGVLNIDKIYLEVAKNFGASRKDFYLTVALPGALPMIFAGLKLGMGMALILIVAAELSAAKAGVGWMIWRAYDMFDIERMFVALITLSVLGYIFSLILDWLEQAVLPWKQSN; encoded by the coding sequence ATGCGAACTTTAGTCTCGGTGCTATCGCCGGTAACGCTGCTGCTCATTTGGGAAGCAGGCGCCCGCACCGGCTTAGTCGACACCAGGCTGCTATCAAGTCCTACCCTGATATTACACTCTTTCTTGCCGTTGCTTCTGTCCGGTGAACTGCTATACAACACAGCTGTCAGTGTGCAACGTGTAATCTGGGGATTTCTGGCCGGAGCCATTCCCGGTATCCTGCTTGGCATGTCAATGGGGTTATCGCCGTGGGTGCGCTCGGCAATTGAACCGACAATTGCCGCTACATATCCGATACCCAAACTAGCCATCATGCCATTAATTCTCCTCATATTTGGGCTGGGAGAAACATCCAAAATTTTCACCTTGGCAATTGGGGTATTTTACCTAGTTGTCATTAACACCATGGCCGGTGTGCTCAACATTGACAAGATTTATCTGGAAGTGGCGAAAAACTTCGGCGCCAGCCGGAAAGACTTCTATCTGACAGTAGCCCTGCCGGGAGCTTTGCCGATGATCTTCGCCGGGCTTAAATTAGGTATGGGCATGGCATTAATATTAATCGTTGCCGCTGAATTATCGGCCGCCAAAGCCGGTGTCGGCTGGATGATTTGGCGGGCTTACGATATGTTTGATATTGAACGAATGTTTGTCGCACTTATCACCTTGTCGGTGCTTGGTTATATCTTCTCCCTTATTCTTGACTGGCTGGAGCAGGCTGTATTGCCGTGGAAACAGTCCAATTAA
- a CDS encoding ABC transporter ATP-binding protein has protein sequence MMAREHSIVLKEVGKVFRSQHSSVTALHNINLEIGSGEFFSIVGPSGCGKTTLLRILAGLETASGGGIEINVTSKDRPVNSMVFQEQSVFPWMTVIDNVAYGLRLRGVPKKERNTIATHYIKMIGLTNFAAAYPHQLSGGMKQRVSVARAFANNPEILLMDEPFGSLDEQNRIILQQELLKIWDMSKKTTVFITHSIDEALCLSDRIMIMTAHPGTVKTIIDIDLPRPRDISTIRTSGRYNELYQKIWLTLQEEVLGNK, from the coding sequence ATGATGGCTAGAGAACATAGCATTGTTTTAAAAGAAGTCGGTAAAGTATTTCGCAGCCAACATAGCTCCGTAACAGCCCTGCATAATATAAATCTTGAAATTGGCAGCGGCGAATTTTTTTCCATTGTTGGTCCGAGCGGCTGTGGCAAAACCACTCTGCTTCGCATATTGGCCGGGCTTGAAACCGCCTCCGGCGGCGGCATTGAAATCAACGTGACGTCCAAAGACAGGCCGGTAAATTCAATGGTGTTTCAGGAACAATCAGTTTTCCCCTGGATGACTGTAATTGATAATGTTGCCTACGGTCTTCGTTTGCGGGGAGTACCAAAAAAAGAGCGAAATACCATTGCTACCCACTACATTAAAATGATTGGCTTGACTAATTTCGCTGCTGCTTACCCGCACCAGTTGTCCGGCGGAATGAAGCAGCGGGTGAGTGTAGCCCGGGCCTTTGCCAATAATCCGGAGATTCTTTTAATGGATGAACCCTTTGGCTCCTTAGATGAACAGAACCGCATCATACTGCAGCAGGAACTGCTGAAAATATGGGACATGTCGAAAAAGACAACCGTTTTTATCACCCACAGCATTGACGAAGCTTTGTGCCTAAGTGACAGAATCATGATTATGACCGCTCATCCCGGCACGGTAAAAACCATTATTGACATCGACTTGCCCCGGCCACGTGATATCTCTACCATCCGTACCTCAGGACGGTATAATGAGCTATACCAGAAGATTTGGCTGACACTGCAGGAAGAAGTACTGGGAAATAAGTAA